In one Silene latifolia isolate original U9 population chromosome 10, ASM4854445v1, whole genome shotgun sequence genomic region, the following are encoded:
- the LOC141608751 gene encoding uncharacterized protein LOC141608751 produces MNLDCKETIPGQLNTVDRLSDLPDFILHDIISYLETELSIKFEELSCIVDEWIQIVVRNQVKKLDLDGPINYELPDILLSAKSLKRLDCMNVKLPYYNKAINLASLRTLVLFHVDVEEQLLNQIISSCPLLRCLSVRNCAGFKPIVIPYCSQLKKLTLSYSLPENGTIILETLGLTHFQFLGEYFDDLWPVMAKPGLLRNLRTFDIVGSGITDGELGKLLPELASLKTLRLTYCHFLRTVRISSNQLKKIYLNYCSNLLDVMIDAPTNDRTKKLQCSENFDNQLC; encoded by the exons ATGAATCTTGATTGCAAGGAAACGATACCTGGGCAGTTGAACACTGTTGATAGACTCTCAGATTTACCGGATTTCATCTTGCATGATATCATTTCTTATCTGG AAACAGAGTTATCTATCAAATTTGAAGAGTTGTCATGCATAGTTGATGAGTGGATTCAGATAGTTGTGCGCAATCAGGTTAAAAAACTTGATCTTGATGGTCCTATTAACTACGAATTGCCCGACATTTTGCTCTCTGCAAAATCTCTAAAACGACTTGACTGCATGAATGTCAAATTACCGTACTACAACAAAGCTATAAATCTTGCATCTCTTCGTACTTTGGTATTATTTCATGTTGATGTAGAGGAACAACTGCTAAATCAAATCATTAGTTCGTGCCCGTTGTTGAGGTGTTTGTCGGTTAGGAATTGCGCTGGCTTTAAACCTATTGTTATTCCTTATTGTAGTCAACTGAAGAAGCTTACTTTAAGTTATTCTTTACCTGAAAATGGGACTATCATTCTTGAGACCTTGGGTCTTACGCATTTTCAGTTTTTGGGCGAGTATTTTGATGATCTTTGGCCGGTTATGGCAAAGCCTGGTTTATTGAGAAATTTGAGGACATTTGATATCGTTGGTTCTGGTATTACAGACGGGGAACTTGGCAAACTACTACCTGAATTAGCCTCATTAAAGACTTTGCGGTTAACCTACTGTCATTTTCTGAGAACTGTCAGGATTTCAAGTAATCAGCTAAAGAAGATTTACTTGAATTATTGCTCTAATTTGTTAGATGTTATGATTGATGCTCCAA CTAATGACAGGACTAAGAAGCTGCAATGCTCCGAAAATTTCGATAACCAACTATGCTGA
- the LOC141609452 gene encoding uncharacterized protein LOC141609452, whose amino-acid sequence MKPVCDDIKFDEEELGDVNFGPPRNITELKLGLNYWTRSSVSGFLNGIFWTCHPEIISFRIRSEDPDLMIQLFTSELEDMVNCLKHPLKRVEFPDANCSNILKSKKVVVQLRLHW is encoded by the exons ATGAAGCCTGTATGTGATGATATCAAATTTGATGAAGAAGAACTCGGAGATGTTAATTTTGGACCCCCACGCAATATCACAGAACTGAAACTAGGCCTCAATTATTGGACTAGATCATCTGTCTCAGGTTTTTTGAATGGTATATTTTGGACGTGCCACCCTGAAATTATTTCTTTTCGGATTCGTTCAGAAGACCCTGATTTGATGATCCAG CTTTTTACGAGTGAACTAGAAGATATGGTAAATTGTTTGAAGCACCCTTTAAAACGGGTTGAATTTCCAGATGCTAATTGCTCGAATATACTCAAGTCTAAGAAGGTTGTTGTACAGTTGAGATTGCATTGGTGA
- the LOC141606645 gene encoding putative F-box/LRR-repeat protein At4g15060: MNPDCKETVSGQLNTVDRFSDLPDFLVHHIISFLDTREAYRTCILSKRWAHISATNPILEFHYYCEPKLPCRYWPSKEVSARLLGYIDSRMQRYAEDNLRIRTLKLRFPASNRVFGCDVEDIELLELSRKLEELSCKVDEWIRIAVRNQVARLDLDGPINYQLPAILLSAKSLRELYCMNVKIPYYNGAINLASLQTLKLISVDVEERMLNHIISSCLLLKCLSVKFCFGFKTIVIPCCSQVKELTLKYSLPENGTIILESSYLTCFQFSDSYDDRWPIMLKPGLLRNLRTLDLFSSGITDGDLGKLLPELASLETLHLFNCRRLTMIRISNVQLKKIYLDDCHGLLYVTVDAPSLTKFKYKGDFDPDCIITISSQASCVLSVHTIPCCLDTLGFFKLKQLMTGLRSCNALKIWLSDDYDESERDDIKFDEEELGDVNLGPPRDITELKLSLYDQNLSRSSMSAFLNGLFWTCRPDIISFQFFLHEPDLMIQLFMSELEDMANCWEHPLKRIKFPDANCSNTLESKKVDLQLRLHW, from the exons ATGAACCCCGATTGCAAGGAAACGGTATCTGGGCAGCTGAATACTGTTGACAGGTTCTCAGATTTACCAGATTTTCTCGTACATCATATTATTTCTTTTCTGGATACGAGGGAGGCGTATAGGACTTGTATCTTGTCGAAAAGATGGGCTCATATTTCGGCTACAAACCCAATTCTTGAATTTCATTATTATTGTGAGCCGAAACTCCCTTGCAGATATTGGCCCTCTAAGGAAGTCTCTGCTAGATTATTAGGATATATAGATAGTAGAATGCAAAGATACGCTGAAGATAACCTGCGTATAAGGACACTCAAACTTAGATTTCCGGCTTCTAATAGAGTGTTTGGCTGTGATGTTGAAGACATAGAATTATTAGAATTATCTAGAAAACTAGAAGAGTTATCTTGCAAAGTTGATGAGTGGATTCGTATAGCTGTGCGCAATCAGGTTGCAAGACTTGATCTAGATGGTCCAATTAACTACCAATTGCCTGCCATTTTGCTCTCAGCAAAATCTCTAAGAGAACTTTATTGTATGAATGTCAAAATACCGTACTACAACGGAGCCATAAATCTTGCATCTCTTCAGACTTTGAAATTAATAAGTGTTGATGTAGAGGAACGTATGCTAAATCATATTATTAGTTCGTGCCTGTTGTTGAAGTGTTTGTCGGTTAAGTTTTGCTTCGGCTTCAAAACTATTGTCATTCCTTGTTGTAGTCAAGTGAAGGAGCTTACTTTAAAATATTCTTTACCCGAAAATGGGACAATTATTCTTGAGAGCTCGTATCTTACGTGTTTTCAGTTCTCGGACAGTTATGATGATCGTTGGCCCATTATGTTAAAACCTGgtttgttgagaaatttaaggacaTTAGATCTCTTTTCTTCTGGTATTACAGACGGGGATCTTGGCAAACTACTACCTGAATTAGCCTCATTAGAGACTTTGCATTTGTTCAACTGTCGTAGGCTGACAATGATCAGGATTTCAAATGTTCAACTAAAGAAGATTTACTTGGATGACTGCCATGGTTTGTTATATGTCACGGTTGATGCTCCAAGTTTGACGAAGTTCAAATATAAAGGGGACTTTGACCCTGATTGTATTATCACCATTAGTAGTCAAGCCAGTTGTGTTCTCTCTGTTCACACTATACCGTGTTGCCTAGATACTCTAGGATTTTTCAAATTGAAACAGCTAATGACAGGACTAAGAAGCTGCAATGCTCTGAAAATTTGGCTATCCGACGATTATGATGAG TCTGAACGTGACGATATCAAATTTGATGAAGAAGAACTTGGAGATGTTAATCTTGGACCTCCACGCGATATCACAGAGCTGAAGCTAAGCCTCTATGATCAGAACCTCTCAAGATCATCTATGTCAGCTTTTTTGAATGGTTTATTCTGGACGTGCCGCCCTGATATtatttcttttcaattttttttacatGAACCTGATTTGATGATCCAG CTTTTCATGAGTGAACTAGAAGATATGGCAAATTGTTGGGAGCACCCTTTAAAACGGATTAAATTTCCAGATGCTAATTGCTCGAATACACTCGAGTCAAAGAAGGTTGATCTACAGTTGAGATTGCATTGGTGA
- the LOC141606646 gene encoding F-box protein At3g59000-like → MNLDCEETVSGQLNTVDRFSDLPDFIVHHIISFLDTREAYRTCILSKRWAHILATNPILEFHYYVTKFPDKYWPSEEVSARLLGYIDSRMQRYAKDSLRVRTLRLIFPDSNEVFSCDVEPIELSSKLEEFSCKVDEWIQIAVRNQVARLDLHGPLNYQLPDILLSAKSLRQLNCSQVKIPYYNGAINLASLQTLKLICVDVEERMLNHIINSCLLLKCVSVKDCSGFNTIVIPCWSQLKELTLSHTLPKDGTIILETSSLACFKFSGLTFDRWPVMSKPGLLRNLTVLDIYCSGITDGDLGKLLLELASLETLLLYNCRKLTTITVSSIRLKVICLDVCGGLVDVMVDAPSLTKFTYGGAFGLYPAITISSQASCDISVRTTTNYLDTPGFFKMQKLMTGLRSCHAVEILLANPLYQSVCDTIKFNEEELGDVNLGPPRNITELKLTLYYLKLSRSSVSAFLNGIFWTCRPDIISFRFYSEDPDLMIQFFMSELEDMANCLRHPLKRIEFPDANCSNIHESGKVEVQWRLHW, encoded by the exons ATGAACCTCGATTGCGAGGAAACTGTATCTGGGCAGCTGAATACTGTTGACAGGTTCTCAGATTTACCAGATTTTATCGTACATCATATTATTTCTTTTCTGGATACGAGGGAGGCGTACAGGACTTGTATCTTGTCGAAGAGGTGGGCTCATATTTTGGCTACAAACCCAATTCTTGAATTTCATTATTATGTGACGAAATTCCCTGACAAGTATTGGCCCTCTGAGGAAGTCTCTGCAAGATTATTAGGATATATAGATAGTAGAATGCAAAGATACGCTAAAGATAGCCTGCGTGTAAGGACGCTCAGACTTATATTTCCAGATTCTAATGAAGTGTTTAGCTGCGATGTTGAACCAATAGAGTTATCTAGCAAATTAGAAGAGTTTTCTTGCAAAGTTGATGAGTGGATTCAGATAGCTGTGCGCAATCAGGTTGCAAGACTTGATCTCCATGGTCCTCTTAACTACCAATTGCCTGACATTTTGCTCTCCGCAAAATCTCTAAGGCAACTTAATTGTTCTCAAGTCAAAATACCGTACTACAACGGAGCCATAAATCTTGCATCTCTTCAGACTTTGAAATTAATATGTGTTGATGTAGAGGAACGTATGCTAAATCATATCATTAATTCCTGCCTGTTGTTGAAGTGTGTGTCAGTTAAGGATTGCTCTGGCTTCAACACTATTGTCATTCCTTGTTGGAGTCAACTGAAGGAGCTTACTTTAAGTCACACTTTACCTAAAGATGGGACAATCATTCTCGAGACCTCAAGTCTTGCGTGTTTTAAGTTCTCAGGCTTGACTTTTGATCGTTGGCCAGTTATGTCAAAGCCTGGTTTATTGAGAAATTTGACGGTACTAGATATCTATTGTTCTGGTATTACTGACGGGGATCTTGGCAAACTACTACTTGAATTAGCCTCATTGGAAACTTTGCTTTTATACAACTGTCGAAAGCTGACAACTATCACGGTTTCAAGTATTCGGCTAAAGGTGATTTGCTTGGATGTTTGTGGTGGTTTGGTAGATGTTATGGTTGATGCTCCAAGTTTGACGAAGTTCACATATGGAGGCGCCTTTGGCCTTTATCCTGCTATCACCATTAGTAGTCAAGCCAGTTGCGATATTTCTGTTCGCACTACAACTAATTACCTTGATACTCCAGGATTTTTCAAAATGCAAAAGCTAATGACAGGACTAAGAAGCTGCCATGCTGTGGAAATTTTGCTAGCCAACCCTCTTTATCAG TCTGTATGTGATACTATCAAATTTAATGAAGAAGAACTCGGAGATGTTAATCTTGGACCCCCACGTAATATCACAGAGCTGAAGCTAACCCTCTATTATTTGAAACTCTCAAGATCATCTGTTTCAGCTTTTTTGAATGGTATATTCTGGACGTGTCGCCCTGATATTATTTCTTTTCGATTCTATTCAGAAGATCCTGATTTGATGATCCAG TTTTTTATGAGTGAACTAGAAGATATGGCAAATTGTTTGAGGCACCCTTTAAAACGGATTGAATTTCCAGATGCTAATTGCTCGAATATACACGAGTCAGGGAAGGTTGAGGTACAGTGGAGATTGCATTGGTGA
- the LOC141608752 gene encoding putative F-box/LRR-repeat protein At3g18150 — MNPDCKETVSGQLNTLDRFSDLPDFIVHHIISFLDTREAYRTCILSKRWAHISATNPIIVFHFYCKNENSSARHWPSKEVSARLLGYIDSRMQRYAKDNLRVRTLRLIFPNSNEVFSCDVDQIELSSKLEEFSCKVDEWIQIAVHNQVARLDLDGPLNYQLPDILLSATSLRQLNCIKVKIPYYNGAINLESLQTLELFDVDVEERMLNHIISSCLLLKCLSVKYCFGFKTIVIPCCSQVKELTLTYSLPENGTIVLESSYLTCFQFSDICDDRWPVMY, encoded by the coding sequence ATGAACCCCGATTGCAAGGAAACGGTATCTGGGCAGCTGAATACTCTGGACAGGTTCTCTGATTTACCAGATTTTATTGTACATCATATTATTTCTTTTCTGGATACGAGGGAGGCGTATAGGACTTGTATCTTGTCGAAAAGATGGGCTCATATTTCGGCTACAAACCCAATTATTGTGTTTCATTTTTATTGTAAGAATGAGAATTCATCCGCAAGGCATTGGCCATCTAAGGAAGTCTCTGCTAGATTATTAGGATATATAGATAGTAGAATGCAAAGATACGCTAAAGATAACCTGCGTGTAAGGACGCTCAGACTTATATTTCCAAATTCTAATGAAGTGTTTAGCTGCGATGTTGACCAAATAGAGTTATCTAGCAAATTAGAAGAGTTTTCTTGCAAAGTTGATGAGTGGATTCAGATAGCTGTGCACAATCAGGTTGCAAGACTTGATCTTGATGGTCCTCTTAACTACCAGTTGCCTGACATTTTGCTCTCCGCAACATCTCTAAGACAACTTAATTGTATTAAAGTCAAAATACCATACTACAACGGAGCCATAAATCTTGAATCTCTTCAGACTTTGGAATTATTTGATGTTGATGTGGAGGAACGTATGCTAAATCATATCATTAGTTCGTGCCTGTTGTTGAAGTGTTTGTCGGTTAAGTATTGCTTCGGCTTCAAAACTATTGTCATTCCTTGTTGTAGTCAAGTGAAGGAGCTTACTTTAACTTATTCTTTACCCGAAAATGGGACAATTGTTCTTGAGAGCTCGTATCTTACGTGTTTTCAGTTCTCGGACATTTGTGATGATCGTTGGCCGGTTATGTATTAA
- the LOC141606652 gene encoding uncharacterized protein LOC141606652 produces MLNHIISACLLLKCLSVKFCFGFKTIVIPCCSQLKELTLSNTLPKDGTIVLETSSLACFKFSDSTSDRWPVMSKPGLLRNLRTLDLSSFGITDGDLGKLLPELASLETLHLVNCRRLTMIRISNVQLKKIYLDDCHGLLYVTIDAPSLTKFKYKGDFNPDCIITISSQASCVLSVHTIPCFLDTLGFVKLKQLMTGLRSCNALKFWLSDDYDESERDDIKFDEEELGDVNLGPPRDIRELKLSLYDQNLSRSSMSAFLNGLFWTCRPDIISFQFFLHEPDWMIQLWMSELEDMANCWGHPLKRIESPDANCSNTLESKKVDLQLRLHW; encoded by the exons ATGCTAAATCATATCATTAGTGCGTGCCTGTTGTTGAAGTGTTTGTCGGTTAAGTTTTGCTTCGGCTTCAAAACTATTGTCATTCCTTGTTGTAGTCAACTGAAGGAGCTTACTTTAAGTAACACTTTACCTAAAGATGGGACAATCGTTCTTGAGACCTCAAGTCTTGCGTGTTTTAAGTTCTCAGACTCGACTTCTGATCGTTGGCCGGTTATGTCAAAACCTGgtttgttgagaaatttaaggacaTTAGATCTCTCTTCTTTTGGTATTACAGACGGGGATCTTGGCAAACTACTACCTGAATTAGCCTCATTAGAGACTTTGCATTTGGTCAACTGTCGTAGGCTGACAATGATCAGGATTTCAAATGTTCAACTAAAGAAGATTTACTTGGATGACTGCCATGGTTTGTTATATGTCACGATTGATGCTCCAAGTTTGACGAAGTTCAAATATAAAGGGGACTTTAACCCTGATTGTATTATCACCATTAGTAGTCAAGCCAGTTGTGTTCTCTCTGTTCACACTATACCGTGTTTCCTAGATACTCTAGGATTTGTCAAATTGAAACAGCTAATGACAGGACTAAGAAGCTGCAATGCTCTGAAATTTTGGCTATCCGACGATTATGATGAG TCTGAACGTGACGATATCAAATTTGATGAAGAAGAACTCGGAGATGTTAATCTTGGACCTCCACGCGATATAAGAGAGCTGAAGCTAAGCCTCTATGATCAGAACCTCTCAAGATCATCTATGTCAGCTTTTTTGAATGGTTTATTCTGGACGTGCCGCCCTGATATtatttcttttcaattttttttacatGAACCTGATTGGATGATCCAG CTTTGGATGAGTGAACTAGAAGATATGGCAAATTGTTGGGGGCACCCTTTAAAACGGATTGAATCTCCGGATGCTAATTGCTCGAATACACTCGAGTCAAAGAAGGTTGATCTACAGTTGAGATTGCATTGGTGA